From the Amblyraja radiata isolate CabotCenter1 chromosome 12, sAmbRad1.1.pri, whole genome shotgun sequence genome, one window contains:
- the cmc4 gene encoding cx9C motif-containing protein 4 isoform X2, which translates to MPVKDPCKKQACEIQKCLKAHHYQESKCQHVIQDMYRCCKIHAKASVCCSGFLKKS; encoded by the exons ATGCCCGTCAAAGATCCCTGCAAAAAACAAGCCTGTGAAATACAGAAATGTCTAAAAG CTCACCACTATCAAGAAAGCAAATGTCAACACGTGATCCAAGATATGTATAGGTGCTGTAAGATACATGCAAAAGCGTCAGTGTGCTGTTCGGGTTTTTTGAAAAAGAGCTGA
- the cmc4 gene encoding cx9C motif-containing protein 4 isoform X1 has translation MDEHEPSFMHTMPVKDPCKKQACEIQKCLKAHHYQESKCQHVIQDMYRCCKIHAKASVCCSGFLKKS, from the exons ATGGACGAACACGAGCCGAGTTTTAT GCACACAATGCCCGTCAAAGATCCCTGCAAAAAACAAGCCTGTGAAATACAGAAATGTCTAAAAG CTCACCACTATCAAGAAAGCAAATGTCAACACGTGATCCAAGATATGTATAGGTGCTGTAAGATACATGCAAAAGCGTCAGTGTGCTGTTCGGGTTTTTTGAAAAAGAGCTGA
- the brcc3 gene encoding lys-63-specific deubiquitinase BRCC36, with product MAVCGVHLDSDAFLVCLNHALSTEKEEVMGLCIGEVDTSRIVHIHSVIILRRSDKRKDRVEISPEQLSAASTEAERLADMTGHPMRVVGWYHSHPHITVWPSHVDVRTQAMYQMMDQGFVGLIFSCFIEDKNTKTGRVLYTCFQSIQAQKGSEYERIEIPIHVVPHETIGKVCLESAVELPKILCQEEQDAYRRIHSLTHLDPITKIHNGSVFTKNLCSQMSSISGPLLQWLEDRLDQNKQHILELQREKEQLLQELAVLK from the exons ATGGCGGTGTGCGGGGTCCACCTGGATTCTGATGCtttccttgtctgtttgaatcacGCTCTGTCCACGGAAAAGGAGGAAGTGATGGGACTCTGTATTGGAGAG GTTGACACAAGCAGGATTGTTCACATTCATTCAGTTATTATCCTCCGTCGCTCAGATAAGCGCAAAGATCGGGTGGAAATTTCGCCAGAGCAACTATCTGCAGCCTCTACTGAAGCTGAG AGATTAGCTGATATGACTGGCCACCCAATGAGAGTGGTGGGATGGTACCATTCTCATCCACATATCACCGTATGGCCTTCTCATGTAG ATGTCCGAACTCAGGCCATGTACCAGATGATGGACCAGGGTTTTGTAGGGCTTATCTTTTCTTGTTTCATTGAAGACAAGAACACTAAG ACTGGTCGAGTTCTTTACACCTGTTTCCAGTCAATTCAAGCGCAAAAAGGTTCTGA GTATGAACGAATTGAAATCCCTATTCATGTCGTGCCACATGAAACTATTGGCAAGGTATGCCTGGAATCTGCAGTGGAACTTCCAAAAATTCTTTGTCAGGAAGAGCAGGATGCTTATAGAAGAATTCACAG tCTGACACATCTGGATCCAATAACCAAGATTCATAATGGATCAG TTTTCACAAAGAATCTGTGCAGCCAGATGTCATCTATTAGTGGTCCTCTGCTACAGTGGCTGGAGGATCGTTTAGATCAGAACAAACAGCACATCCTGGAACTTCAGCGGGAGAAAGAACAACTCCTCCAGGAACTAGCAGTCCTAAAATGA